From Salinibacterium sp. ZJ450, one genomic window encodes:
- a CDS encoding BMP family protein gives MTIRSSARPVILFAASALLLAGCAAAPDEGTGTDDTANTDYCARMVTNSGGLEDRSFNQSSWEGLERAADEYGIEVDAIVSQTETDLAPNVQQAVETGCQFVLTVGFELTDATSEAAGQNPDIHFAIVDEFVDGENIKPIVFDTAQAAFLAGYLAAGVSQTGIVGTFGGGNQPPVTLFMDGYVDGVAHYNDVHGTAVAVIGWDKATQNGAFTGDFENTSLGKTTTEGMLDQGADVILPVAGQVGEGAAAAILERGNASLIWVDNDGYETLPEDFRPIVLTSILKNTQDAVVEIVGKDIEGDFSNEPFIGTLENGGVDIAPFHDRAPLVSAELAAEIDQLRADIIDGTITVTSPATPK, from the coding sequence ATGACCATTCGCAGCAGTGCACGCCCCGTCATCCTCTTCGCCGCGTCGGCCCTCCTCCTAGCCGGCTGCGCCGCCGCCCCCGACGAGGGCACCGGAACCGACGACACCGCCAACACGGACTACTGCGCCCGGATGGTGACGAACTCGGGTGGTCTCGAAGACCGGTCGTTCAACCAGTCCAGCTGGGAAGGCCTCGAACGCGCCGCGGACGAGTACGGCATCGAAGTCGACGCCATCGTGTCGCAGACCGAGACCGACCTGGCCCCCAATGTGCAGCAGGCGGTCGAGACCGGCTGCCAGTTCGTGCTCACGGTCGGCTTCGAATTGACGGATGCCACGTCCGAGGCTGCCGGGCAGAACCCCGACATCCACTTCGCAATCGTCGACGAGTTCGTCGATGGCGAGAACATCAAGCCCATCGTCTTCGACACTGCGCAGGCGGCGTTCCTGGCCGGTTACCTTGCGGCCGGCGTCAGCCAGACCGGTATCGTCGGCACGTTCGGCGGCGGCAACCAGCCTCCGGTGACGCTGTTCATGGACGGCTACGTCGACGGCGTGGCCCACTACAACGACGTGCACGGCACCGCCGTGGCCGTGATCGGCTGGGACAAGGCAACGCAGAACGGCGCGTTCACCGGCGACTTCGAGAACACCAGCCTGGGCAAGACCACGACCGAGGGCATGCTCGACCAGGGAGCAGACGTGATCCTGCCGGTGGCCGGACAGGTCGGCGAAGGCGCCGCCGCGGCGATCCTGGAGCGCGGCAATGCCTCGCTGATCTGGGTCGACAACGACGGCTACGAGACGCTGCCCGAAGATTTCCGACCGATCGTGCTCACCAGCATCCTGAAGAACACGCAGGACGCGGTGGTCGAGATCGTGGGCAAGGACATCGAGGGCGACTTCAGCAACGAACCCTTCATTGGCACGCTCGAGAACGGCGGCGTCGATATCGCCCCGTTCCACGATCGGGCCCCGCTGGTCTCCGCTGAGCTGGCCGCCGAGATCGACCAACTGCGCGCCGACATCATCGACGGCACCATCACGGTCACCTCGCCGGCCACTCCAAAATAG
- a CDS encoding BMP family protein, with protein sequence MRITTRKSALSGLALLGTSALVLSGCAAAPEDSGDGDGAASNDFLPCMVSDAGGFDDKSFNQLGFEGLQAAADGLGVEYKEVESAAETDYASNLTNLVAEGCNLIVTVGFALAEAAAESAEANSEVEYVSIDDAVDLDFDGTTDFENIKPLVYDTAQAAFLAGYLAAGVSKTGAVGTFGGMQFPTVTIFMDGFAQGVAHYNEVKGTDVKVFGWDSAAETGTFTGGFAAGTEALNAANSLIGQNIDVLLPVGGPIYQSAAAAIRDSGREIAMIGVDADQYVSAPEIGDLLLTSIRKGMDVSVEEAVTMAGEGNFDNSPYVGTLENEGVSIADYHDWADRVPAELDAEVQALKEAIISGEIKVTSYLAE encoded by the coding sequence TTGAGAATCACAACGCGCAAGTCCGCCCTCAGCGGCCTCGCACTGCTCGGCACGAGCGCACTCGTGCTCTCCGGCTGTGCAGCAGCACCCGAAGACAGCGGAGACGGCGACGGCGCCGCGTCGAACGACTTCCTGCCCTGCATGGTTTCCGACGCGGGTGGATTCGACGACAAGTCGTTTAACCAGCTCGGTTTCGAAGGCCTGCAGGCCGCGGCGGACGGCCTGGGCGTCGAGTACAAAGAAGTCGAGTCGGCAGCCGAGACCGACTACGCCTCGAACCTCACCAACCTCGTGGCCGAAGGCTGCAACCTGATCGTCACCGTCGGCTTCGCGCTGGCTGAAGCCGCAGCCGAGTCTGCTGAGGCCAACTCGGAGGTCGAGTACGTCTCGATCGACGACGCGGTCGACCTCGACTTCGATGGCACCACCGACTTCGAGAACATCAAGCCGCTGGTCTACGACACCGCGCAGGCCGCGTTCCTCGCCGGCTACCTCGCCGCTGGCGTCTCGAAGACCGGCGCCGTCGGCACCTTCGGTGGCATGCAGTTCCCGACCGTCACCATCTTCATGGACGGTTTCGCGCAGGGCGTCGCCCACTACAACGAGGTCAAGGGCACCGACGTCAAGGTCTTCGGGTGGGACAGCGCCGCCGAGACCGGCACCTTCACCGGTGGCTTCGCGGCCGGCACCGAGGCGTTGAACGCCGCGAACTCGCTGATCGGCCAGAACATCGACGTGCTGCTGCCCGTCGGCGGCCCGATCTACCAGAGCGCCGCTGCCGCCATCCGCGACTCCGGCCGTGAGATCGCCATGATCGGCGTCGACGCCGACCAGTACGTGTCCGCCCCCGAGATCGGCGACCTGCTGCTGACCTCGATCCGCAAGGGCATGGATGTCTCGGTCGAGGAAGCCGTCACCATGGCGGGCGAAGGCAACTTCGACAACTCGCCGTACGTCGGCACCCTGGAGAACGAGGGCGTCAGCATCGCCGACTACCACGACTGGGCAGACCGCGTGCCGGCCGAGCTCGATGCCGAGGTGCAGGCGCTGAAGGAGGCCATCATCTCCGGCGAGATCAAGGTCACTTCCTACCTGGCCGAGTAA
- a CDS encoding ABC transporter ATP-binding protein: protein MKLELRGITKRFGALVANDHIDLTVEAGEIHALLGENGAGKSTLMNVLYGLYRADEGEILLGDEVQHFAGPGDAMNAGIGMVHQHFMLIPVFTVAENVMLGNESVKTGGILDLDGARAKVREISARFGFDLDPDALVEDLPVGVQQRVEIIKALSRDAKLLVFDEPTAVLTPQETDELIAIMRQLKASGTSIVFITHKLREVREVADRITVIRLGKVVGEASPTATNAELASLMVGRPVELMIEKNPPVVRDKGVVVDGLTVVNPLGQLVVNNVSFEVRGGEVLVVAGVQGNGQTELTEALVGLQQHVTGSIMLNGSELVGHGVRRILDSGVGFVPEDRTEDGLVAEFTIAENLMLDRSNGVPFVKGGNLQLKLRDDFAREKVEEFDIRTQSILTHAGRLSGGNQQKVVLARELSRELELFIAAQPTRGLDVGSIEFVHTRIIEARDAGVPVIVVSTELDEVEALADRIAVMYRGAIVGIVPAGTPRDVLGLMMAGETTTGTGEAA from the coding sequence ATGAAGCTCGAACTTCGCGGCATCACGAAACGATTCGGTGCCTTGGTCGCTAACGACCACATTGACCTCACTGTTGAGGCGGGTGAGATCCATGCTCTGCTCGGTGAGAACGGTGCAGGCAAGTCCACCCTCATGAACGTGCTGTACGGCCTGTATCGAGCCGATGAAGGCGAGATCCTCCTGGGTGATGAGGTGCAGCACTTCGCCGGGCCGGGCGATGCCATGAACGCCGGCATCGGCATGGTTCATCAGCACTTCATGCTGATCCCCGTGTTCACGGTTGCCGAGAACGTCATGCTCGGCAACGAATCGGTCAAGACCGGCGGCATCCTCGATCTGGACGGAGCCCGCGCGAAGGTGCGCGAAATCTCCGCACGATTCGGCTTCGATCTCGACCCGGATGCCCTCGTCGAGGATCTTCCGGTCGGTGTGCAGCAGCGAGTGGAGATCATCAAGGCGCTCTCCCGGGACGCGAAACTGTTGGTCTTCGACGAGCCGACCGCCGTGCTTACCCCGCAGGAAACCGACGAGCTCATCGCGATCATGCGTCAGCTCAAGGCGAGCGGCACCTCGATCGTCTTCATCACGCACAAGCTGCGCGAGGTACGCGAGGTCGCCGACCGCATCACCGTGATCCGACTCGGCAAGGTCGTCGGCGAGGCATCCCCGACGGCGACGAACGCCGAGCTCGCCTCGCTCATGGTCGGCCGCCCGGTCGAGCTGATGATCGAGAAGAACCCGCCGGTCGTCCGCGACAAGGGTGTCGTCGTCGATGGGCTCACCGTGGTCAACCCGCTCGGGCAACTCGTGGTGAACAACGTCAGCTTCGAGGTGCGCGGCGGCGAGGTGCTCGTCGTCGCCGGTGTGCAAGGCAACGGGCAGACCGAGCTCACCGAGGCGCTCGTCGGACTGCAACAGCACGTCACCGGCAGCATCATGCTCAACGGGTCGGAGCTGGTCGGACACGGCGTGCGCCGCATCCTCGACTCTGGCGTCGGATTCGTCCCCGAGGACCGCACCGAGGATGGCCTCGTGGCGGAGTTCACCATCGCCGAGAACCTGATGCTCGACCGCAGCAACGGGGTTCCGTTCGTCAAGGGCGGCAACCTGCAGCTGAAGCTCCGCGACGACTTCGCCAGGGAGAAGGTCGAGGAATTCGACATCCGGACCCAAAGCATCCTCACCCACGCCGGCAGACTCTCCGGCGGCAACCAGCAGAAGGTTGTGCTCGCCCGCGAGCTCAGCCGGGAGCTGGAATTGTTCATCGCGGCGCAGCCGACCCGCGGCCTCGACGTTGGATCGATCGAGTTCGTGCACACCCGCATCATCGAGGCCCGCGACGCCGGCGTCCCCGTCATCGTGGTGTCCACCGAGCTCGACGAGGTCGAGGCACTCGCCGACCGGATCGCGGTGATGTACCGCGGTGCGATCGTCGGCATCGTCCCGGCCGGTACCCCGCGCGACGTGCTCGGGCTCATGATGGCCGGCGAAACTACTACTGGTACGGGAGAAGCAGCATGA
- a CDS encoding ABC transporter permease: MIARVEDRSVEAEPESRWQQALRDIVGGSFMISILAVVLALLAGAILIAITDERVQETSVYFFSRPTDMLGAIGSSVFGAYGALFQGSIFNFRVDGFAAGIRPLTETLTFATPLIAAGLGVGLAFRVGMFNIGARGQMLMAAAAAGYVGAYMSFPPVLHLILAVLAGLIAGAIWGGIVGVLKAQTGAHEVIVTIMMNFIALYLLAYMLRTQGLLQAPGSSNPKTAAMQDTAIFPELLGPQFNLHWGFIVVIGATAFIWWLLNRSNLGFQFRAVGENPRAAKVAGINVKGVYIWAMLLSGGLAGLAGVSQMLGTVTTGFSQGIDAGIGFDAITVALLGRSRPIGIFVAGVLFGAFKAGGFSMQAAEGVPIDIVLVVQSLIVLFIAAPPLVRAIFRLPTPSALSRHERRLVTKEVTAK; this comes from the coding sequence ATGATCGCCCGGGTCGAAGACCGAAGTGTCGAGGCCGAGCCGGAGTCCCGCTGGCAGCAAGCGCTGCGTGACATCGTCGGCGGCAGCTTCATGATCTCCATCCTGGCGGTCGTGCTCGCGCTGCTCGCCGGAGCGATCCTGATCGCGATCACCGACGAACGAGTGCAAGAGACCTCGGTCTACTTCTTCTCCCGCCCGACCGACATGCTCGGCGCGATCGGGAGTTCGGTCTTTGGCGCATACGGTGCCCTGTTCCAGGGCTCGATCTTCAACTTCCGGGTCGACGGCTTCGCCGCCGGCATCCGTCCGTTGACCGAGACACTGACCTTCGCGACCCCGCTCATCGCGGCAGGCCTCGGAGTCGGTCTCGCCTTCCGGGTGGGCATGTTCAACATCGGTGCGCGCGGGCAGATGCTGATGGCAGCCGCTGCCGCCGGCTACGTCGGGGCGTACATGTCGTTCCCGCCGGTACTGCACCTCATCCTCGCCGTGCTCGCCGGACTCATCGCCGGCGCAATCTGGGGCGGCATCGTCGGTGTGCTGAAGGCGCAGACCGGTGCCCATGAGGTCATCGTGACCATCATGATGAACTTCATCGCCCTCTACCTGCTGGCATACATGCTGCGCACGCAGGGCCTGCTGCAGGCGCCCGGATCGAGCAATCCCAAGACCGCGGCCATGCAGGACACCGCAATCTTCCCCGAACTGCTCGGCCCCCAGTTCAACCTGCACTGGGGGTTCATCGTCGTGATCGGCGCGACGGCGTTCATCTGGTGGCTGCTGAACCGGTCGAACCTGGGCTTCCAGTTCCGCGCCGTGGGTGAGAACCCGCGGGCGGCGAAGGTCGCCGGCATCAACGTGAAGGGCGTCTACATCTGGGCAATGCTGCTCTCGGGCGGCCTCGCCGGGCTTGCCGGTGTCAGCCAGATGCTCGGCACGGTGACCACCGGGTTCAGCCAGGGCATCGACGCCGGCATCGGTTTCGACGCCATCACGGTCGCGCTGCTCGGCCGGTCCCGGCCGATCGGGATCTTCGTCGCCGGCGTGCTGTTCGGCGCGTTCAAGGCCGGCGGATTCTCGATGCAGGCGGCCGAGGGCGTGCCGATCGACATCGTGCTCGTCGTCCAGTCGCTGATCGTGCTCTTCATCGCCGCCCCACCGCTGGTGAGAGCGATCTTCCGGTTGCCCACCCCGAGCGCCCTGAGCCGTCACGAGCGCCGTCTCGTCACCAAGGAGGTGACTGCAAAGTGA
- a CDS encoding ABC transporter permease, producing the protein MSTTAAVPQRIAGLETTTITSWRTPIALGIFTLISLAFVLIPTDATQSTFRISTLNDVIQLPDIVLPVLPTVIAAVLVLALFTGYASWVVAGGRKVPLWVPILFAIVFMLAFLTWAGAGATIPIPGLLAGTVSLSVPLVFGAMAGVISERVGVVNIAIEGQLLGGAFSSALVASVTGNPYLGLAAAAVAGVLVSFVLAAFAIKYFVDQVIVGVVLNVLVIGLTSFLFSQVLSENTALLNTPPRFERLPIPVLSEIPIIGPVLFQQTIIVYSMYIAVALITFAMFRTRWGLRMRAVGEHPTAADTVGIKVNATRFWNVSLGGAIAGFGGAFFTLGSVGAFNKEMTAGLGFIALAAVIFGQWHPIKATLAALLFGFATNLQNVLGVIGSPVPSEFMLMLPYVVTIFAVAGLVGISRAPAADGKPYIKS; encoded by the coding sequence GTGAGCACAACCGCAGCAGTGCCGCAGAGGATCGCAGGTCTCGAAACCACGACGATCACCAGCTGGCGCACCCCAATCGCGCTCGGCATCTTCACGCTCATCTCGCTGGCCTTCGTTCTGATCCCGACGGATGCCACGCAGAGCACATTCCGGATCTCCACGCTGAACGACGTGATCCAGCTGCCCGACATCGTGTTGCCGGTGCTGCCCACCGTCATCGCGGCGGTGCTGGTCCTGGCCCTGTTCACCGGGTACGCGAGCTGGGTCGTCGCGGGCGGACGCAAAGTCCCGCTGTGGGTGCCGATCCTCTTCGCGATCGTGTTCATGCTCGCGTTCCTCACCTGGGCAGGCGCCGGGGCAACCATCCCGATCCCCGGACTGCTGGCCGGCACGGTGAGTCTCAGCGTGCCCCTCGTCTTCGGTGCCATGGCCGGCGTGATCAGCGAGCGCGTCGGTGTCGTGAACATCGCCATCGAGGGCCAGCTGCTCGGCGGCGCGTTCAGCTCCGCCTTGGTCGCGTCGGTCACCGGCAATCCCTACCTGGGACTCGCCGCGGCCGCCGTCGCCGGTGTGCTGGTGTCGTTTGTGCTCGCAGCCTTCGCGATCAAGTACTTCGTCGACCAGGTGATCGTCGGTGTCGTGTTGAACGTGCTGGTCATCGGTCTCACTAGCTTCCTGTTCTCGCAGGTGCTGTCCGAGAACACCGCGCTGCTGAACACGCCGCCGCGGTTTGAGCGCCTGCCGATCCCGGTGCTGTCGGAGATCCCGATCATCGGGCCGGTGCTGTTCCAGCAGACGATCATCGTGTACTCCATGTACATCGCGGTCGCCTTGATCACCTTCGCGATGTTCCGCACCCGGTGGGGACTCCGGATGCGAGCCGTCGGCGAGCACCCCACCGCGGCCGACACGGTCGGCATCAAGGTGAACGCCACCCGGTTCTGGAACGTGTCGCTGGGCGGCGCGATCGCCGGCTTCGGCGGCGCATTCTTCACCCTCGGCTCGGTCGGCGCCTTCAACAAGGAGATGACGGCGGGCCTCGGCTTCATCGCCCTCGCCGCCGTGATCTTCGGCCAGTGGCATCCGATCAAGGCGACGCTTGCCGCCCTGCTGTTCGGCTTCGCCACCAACCTGCAGAACGTGCTCGGCGTGATCGGCTCGCCGGTGCCGAGCGAGTTCATGCTGATGCTGCCGTACGTGGTCACGATCTTCGCGGTCGCCGGGCTGGTCGGCATCTCGCGGGCGCCCGCGGCCGACGGCAAGCCGTACATCAAGTCATGA
- a CDS encoding cytidine deaminase: MTAAIDWEALRTAATAAMQKAYAPYSAFPVGAAALVDDGRIVSGCNIENASYGVTLCAECSLVSDLFMSGGGKLVAFTCVDGHGNTLMPCGRCRQLLFEHSSSGMLLQTVSGIKTIDEVLPDAFGPRTLEEYR; the protein is encoded by the coding sequence ATGACCGCCGCCATCGACTGGGAGGCCCTGCGCACCGCCGCCACCGCCGCCATGCAGAAGGCGTACGCGCCGTACTCGGCATTCCCGGTCGGGGCCGCCGCGCTCGTCGACGACGGCCGAATCGTCTCGGGTTGCAACATCGAGAACGCCTCGTACGGGGTCACGCTGTGCGCCGAGTGCAGCCTGGTGTCTGACCTGTTCATGTCGGGCGGCGGCAAGCTTGTCGCCTTCACCTGCGTCGACGGGCACGGCAACACGCTGATGCCGTGCGGCCGCTGCCGGCAGCTGCTGTTCGAGCACTCGAGCTCGGGCATGCTGCTGCAGACGGTGTCGGGCATCAAGACCATCGACGAGGTACTGCCCGACGCGTTCGGGCCCCGCACACTGGAGGAATACCGCTGA
- a CDS encoding thymidine phosphorylase has protein sequence MAIEAFDVVDLIRTKRDRGILSTEQVNWLVDAYTRGYVADEQMSAMTMAIFLNGMERSEIRDLTLAMIASGETMKFDALSKRTTDKHSTGGVGDKITLPLAPLVASFGVAVPQLSGRGLGHTGGTLDKLESIPGWRADLSNEEFFDQLEIVGAVICAAGEGLAPADKKLYALRDITGTVEAIPLIASSIMSKKIAEGTAALVLDVKFGSGAFLKDIEQSRKLAETMVQLGKDAGVATTALLTNMNVPLGFAIGNANEVRESIEVLAGAGPADVVELTVALAREMLALAGQPDADVEAALQNGQAMDTWRAMISAQGGDPDAALPVARETHVVTAPRSGVLVRQEALPFGIAAWRLGAGRARKQDPVQHAAGIDLHAKPGDTVTAGQPLFTLSADEPERFARALEALEAAYEIGESGASVHDGGPLIVDRIS, from the coding sequence ATGGCCATCGAAGCCTTCGACGTCGTCGACCTGATCCGCACCAAGCGCGACCGCGGCATCCTGTCGACCGAGCAGGTCAACTGGCTGGTGGACGCGTACACCCGCGGTTACGTCGCCGACGAGCAGATGAGCGCCATGACCATGGCGATCTTCCTGAACGGCATGGAGCGCAGCGAGATCCGCGACCTGACCCTGGCGATGATCGCCAGCGGCGAGACCATGAAGTTCGACGCGCTGTCCAAGCGCACCACGGACAAGCACTCGACCGGGGGAGTGGGCGACAAGATCACGCTGCCGCTCGCACCGCTCGTCGCGTCCTTCGGCGTCGCCGTCCCGCAGCTCTCCGGCCGCGGACTCGGCCACACCGGCGGCACCCTGGACAAGCTGGAGTCGATCCCGGGCTGGCGCGCCGACCTGTCGAACGAGGAGTTCTTCGACCAGCTGGAGATCGTCGGCGCAGTTATCTGCGCCGCCGGCGAGGGGCTCGCCCCCGCGGACAAGAAGCTCTACGCGCTGCGCGACATCACCGGAACGGTGGAGGCGATCCCGCTGATCGCGTCGTCGATCATGTCGAAGAAGATCGCCGAGGGCACCGCCGCGCTGGTGCTCGACGTCAAGTTCGGCTCCGGCGCGTTCCTCAAGGACATCGAGCAGTCCCGCAAGCTGGCCGAGACCATGGTGCAGCTCGGCAAGGACGCCGGCGTCGCCACCACCGCGCTGCTCACGAACATGAACGTGCCACTCGGATTTGCCATCGGCAACGCCAACGAGGTGCGCGAGTCCATCGAGGTGCTCGCCGGCGCCGGACCGGCGGATGTCGTGGAACTCACCGTCGCGCTCGCCCGCGAGATGCTGGCGCTGGCCGGCCAGCCCGACGCCGACGTCGAGGCCGCCCTGCAGAACGGTCAGGCGATGGACACCTGGCGCGCGATGATCAGCGCGCAGGGCGGGGACCCGGATGCCGCGCTGCCGGTCGCCCGGGAAACTCACGTCGTCACTGCGCCGCGCTCCGGCGTGCTCGTGCGCCAGGAGGCCCTGCCGTTCGGCATCGCGGCGTGGCGGCTCGGCGCCGGCCGCGCCCGCAAGCAGGACCCGGTGCAGCACGCCGCCGGCATCGACCTGCACGCGAAGCCCGGCGACACCGTCACCGCGGGGCAGCCGCTGTTCACCCTCTCCGCCGACGAGCCGGAGCGGTTCGCGCGGGCGCTCGAGGCGCTCGAGGCGGCGTACGAGATCGGTGAGTCCGGGGCATCCGTTCACGATGGCGGCCCGCTGATCGTCGACCGCATCTCGTAG
- a CDS encoding adenosine deaminase — MNAATEDYLLPGGGASINALPKVSLHDHLDGGLRAETIIELADELDLKLPATDAVALGEWFAEKSDSGSLVEYLKTFDITTAVMQTRDGLERVAREFVQDLGRDGVVYGEIRWAPEQHLTRGLSLDEVVDAVQEGLDAGAADVAATGRSIRTGQLLTAMRHADRGMEIAELAVRHRDRGVVGFDFAGAEAGFPASKSRDAFDYLAQNFLPVTVHAGEAAGLDSIRSALFDGRALRLGHGVRVAEDILIESDDGENTYVSLGELSQWVKDREIALETSPSSNLQTGAIAQWGTEMVDHPFDLLYQLGFRVTVNADNRLMSNTSLSRELQLLTDAFGYDLADLEVFQLNAAAAAFLPLEDREDLAEQITVGFAEA, encoded by the coding sequence ATGAACGCCGCCACTGAGGACTATCTGTTGCCGGGCGGCGGTGCGTCGATCAACGCGCTGCCCAAGGTGTCGCTGCACGACCACCTCGACGGGGGGCTGCGGGCCGAGACCATCATCGAATTGGCCGACGAGCTCGACCTGAAGCTTCCGGCCACGGATGCCGTCGCCCTCGGTGAGTGGTTCGCCGAGAAGAGCGACTCAGGGTCGCTGGTGGAATACCTCAAGACCTTCGACATCACCACCGCGGTGATGCAGACCCGCGACGGCCTGGAGCGGGTCGCCCGCGAGTTCGTGCAGGACCTCGGCCGGGACGGCGTCGTTTACGGTGAGATCCGCTGGGCACCGGAACAGCACCTGACCCGCGGCCTCAGCCTCGACGAAGTCGTCGACGCCGTGCAGGAAGGGCTGGATGCCGGGGCGGCGGATGTCGCGGCCACCGGCCGCAGCATCCGCACCGGCCAGCTGCTGACCGCGATGCGCCATGCCGATCGCGGCATGGAGATCGCCGAACTCGCGGTGCGGCACCGCGACCGTGGCGTCGTCGGTTTCGACTTCGCCGGCGCCGAAGCCGGCTTCCCGGCCAGCAAGTCCCGGGACGCGTTCGACTATCTGGCGCAGAACTTCCTGCCGGTCACCGTGCACGCCGGCGAGGCCGCCGGGCTGGACAGTATCCGCAGCGCCCTGTTCGATGGCCGCGCCCTGCGACTCGGCCACGGCGTGCGCGTCGCCGAGGACATCCTGATCGAGAGCGACGACGGCGAGAACACTTACGTGTCGCTCGGCGAGCTGTCGCAGTGGGTCAAGGACCGCGAGATCGCGCTGGAGACCAGCCCGTCATCGAACCTGCAGACCGGCGCCATCGCGCAGTGGGGCACCGAGATGGTCGACCACCCGTTCGATCTGCTCTACCAGCTGGGTTTCCGCGTCACCGTGAACGCCGACAACCGGCTGATGAGCAACACCAGCCTCAGCCGTGAACTGCAGCTGCTCACCGACGCGTTCGGCTACGACCTGGCCGACCTCGAAGTCTTCCAGCTGAACGCCGCCGCCGCGGCGTTCCTGCCGCTCGAGGACCGCGAAGACCTCGCCGAGCAGATCACCGTCGGCTTCGCGGAGGCATAA
- a CDS encoding PTS sugar transporter subunit IIA — MPLPPLPDSAIMVGVHADDWRDAVHLAGDALMRSGSTRAEYSDRMIEMIEEHGAYIVIAPGLALAHARPGPDVLGDGLSVVTLVEPVLFGHPYNDPVNVIIGLATMSPESHLLSVAELANVFNDSDTIPRLAAATDEHGVRSILGIE, encoded by the coding sequence ATGCCGCTGCCCCCGCTTCCCGACAGCGCCATCATGGTCGGCGTGCACGCCGACGACTGGCGTGACGCCGTCCACCTCGCCGGCGACGCGCTGATGCGCAGCGGCTCGACCCGGGCGGAGTACTCCGACCGGATGATCGAGATGATCGAGGAACACGGCGCATACATCGTGATCGCCCCGGGGCTCGCCCTGGCGCACGCGCGACCCGGCCCCGACGTGCTCGGCGACGGTCTGAGCGTGGTCACCCTGGTCGAGCCGGTGCTGTTCGGGCACCCGTACAACGACCCGGTGAACGTGATCATCGGACTCGCGACCATGTCGCCGGAGAGCCACCTGCTGAGCGTGGCGGAGCTGGCCAACGTGTTCAACGATTCCGACACCATTCCTCGGCTTGCCGCGGCCACCGACGAACACGGCGTCCGCAGCATCCTCGGCATCGAGTAG
- a CDS encoding PTS sugar transporter subunit IIB: MKIVAICGAGIGTSGILKINAERVLKKLDIDAQVTAADMASLASVAGDAQVILTGPEFVDKIGKTYADVIVIENYFDTAELTAKLEAALG; encoded by the coding sequence ATGAAGATCGTCGCCATCTGCGGTGCCGGCATCGGCACCAGCGGCATCCTTAAGATCAACGCGGAACGCGTGCTGAAAAAGCTCGACATCGACGCGCAGGTGACCGCGGCCGACATGGCCTCGCTGGCCTCGGTCGCCGGCGACGCGCAGGTGATCCTGACCGGGCCGGAGTTCGTCGACAAGATCGGCAAGACCTACGCCGACGTGATCGTGATCGAGAACTACTTCGACACCGCCGAGCTCACGGCGAAGCTCGAGGCGGCGCTCGGCTAA